The nucleotide sequence AGCGGCAGATCTGCCATCGCGTTCTTGTATGCCATCCCCTCCGCCAGGCGCAGGGCATCCAAGGTCATGGCGGGCCGGTCGGCGTATCGCCAGACACGGCACCCTCCTGCTGCCGGACCGAGCCGGGTCGAATGCAGGACGATTACGCCTTCGAGGCCGGACTCCGGATCCGTGACGACGTGTACCGCTTCTGGCGGAAAAGGCAGATTGGCATTCAATTGCGGCATGGTGAACCTCCTTGGATCGGATGCGCTTTTGAAGCAGCCGCGGGGGTTTTTCTGGCCTGAATCGAGCGGCGCAGCCGCGAATCAAGGTGGATCCATCCCCTGAACCCGCGATCGGGGGAGAGATTGGCCGCGGCTCAGCGAATGGGCAGCGCTGTGGTCGATTTGATTTCGGACAGAGCGATCGTGGAGTTCACTTCCTGCACGCCTGGCAGTTGCGAGAGCCGGTCGAAAAAGAACCGCTCGTACGCCTCGATGTCGGAGGCAACAATTCGCAGAAGGAAATCCACCGGGCCCATCAGGACGTAGCACTCGAGAACCTCGGGAAAGCCCCGGATCGCTTGCGCGAACTCGTCGAGATTCGCCCGGCCGTGCGCGTTGAGCTTCACCTGTGCGAATATGTGGGCGTTGAGGCCCACGCGTCCGCGATCGACCAGCGCCACTCGCCGCTTGATGTAGCCATCCCGCTCCAGCCGGTCGATACGGCGCCAGCACGGTGACGCGGAAAGTCCGACTTTCTCCGCAATGACGGACGTGGAGAGCGAGCCATCCTCTTGCAAAAGCGCGAGAATCTTCTTCTCAAAAACATCAAGGGGAGCGGTCTCGCTCTCGGCCATCGTTTAATGCGCCGTCGCGGCGCCCGCTTGCGCGGCGCGCATGATCCGCAGCACGTTGCCGCCCGTCATCTTCCCCACATCGTCGCGCGAGTACCCGGACTCTAGCAGACGCTGGGTGATCACGGGCAGGCTGTTGATGTCCATCATGCCTTCGATCCCGCCCCCGCCGTCCCAGTCGGCGCCGAAGCAGACATGGTCGACACCGGCAACGTCGATCAGATGCTTCAAGGCGGTCATGTACTGCTCGAAGGTGGTGGTCCACATGGGCTCGGTCTTGTCCAGCTCGCGCCACCGGCGGATAAGCTGGGTCTGTTCTTCCGGGGAGAGGTCGGCAATGTGCTCGTACTTGTCGAAAAGCTTGGACCGCTCTTCGCCCATCTTCATCTCGCTCATGAAGATCGTCGACATGCACACGGCTCCGCCATGCTCCGCAATGGCGCGGATGTGGCTGTCGTCGATATTTCGCGGATGGTCGTGGGCCCACCGCGGTGAGCTGTGCGACAGGATGATCGGCGCCTTGGAGAGCGTCAGGATATCGTCGAGCGTCTTGTCGGAGGAGTGGCTTGCATCGATGACCATGCCGAGCCGGTTCATTTCGGCCACCCACTTCCGCCCCAGCGGACTGAGACCGTTCCACTTCGGCGTGTCGGTTGCCGAATCGGCGAACTGGTTGTTGCCGGAGTGCACCGGGCCGGCCATGCGCACGCCGCGGTCGTAGAACGCCTGCAGCAAGGACAAATCCTCGCCCAGCGGGTAGCTGTTCTCGATGCTCTTGAAGCCGATCAGCAATCCCTGCCGGGCAAGCGACTCCGCCTGGGCAGGAGTGGTCGCGGGACGGATCAGCGACGGGTGCTTCGCCAGTTCGGCGTCGATCAGGTCCGAACGCCCGCGTGCGAACGCCAGCGCGTCGCGATACCCTTGCGCCGTCAGCGGCCCCTGCTCGGTGTAGATGACGAAGAACCCTCCATCGAGATTCCCCTTCGCCATGCGGCCGAGATCGACCTGAGCGATGTCGTTGGCGATGGTGTGCTCGGCAGCGAAGTCCCAGCCCTCGCGGCCGAAGTTGATCGGCGTGTCGAGGTGCGTGTCGAGCACCAGGAGGTCGCGGTGGATCGCCGCGTAATCGCTGGCCGAAGGAGGCACGGTCGCACAACCGGCCAGCAGCGCCGCTAGCAGTGCCATGGGGGTATGCTTGGCGATCATGGTCAATTCCTCATCGGTAGCAATCGAAGGTCACGGTAATCATAGCTGAAGTCCGCCAACGGCGACGCCGCCTCCATCGCGACGCTCGCCACCTTCCCGTGCGGATCGAGCTGGAACGTCACCAGCGCATTCTCGAGCGCGGGATCGGTGAGCTGCGTCATGAAGGTATCGTACTGGTAGTGGACCAGCTTGCCCTCCATCCGCGGGTTCGTGGTGAAGTCGATCCAAAGTCCGCCGTCGCGCTCGGTAACCTTCACGTCGCCATACCAGGGATCGCGGTAGGTGCCGGAATAGCTGCTGAGGGGCAGCGAAGGCCCGACGTCGGCCGTCTCCTCATTCACCTTCGCAAGGGCGGCCTTGCCGCCTTCGAGCCGGGCATCGACGAACCTGTCCCACTTGGCGGGCCAGTCGTTGAACGGAAGGCCGAGGTAGTGGTCGAGCAATTCATAGAACAGCCCGCGTCGCAGGGCGGCTTCCTCGGAGTTGATGACGATTGCGAAGCCGACGTCCTGGTCCGGCAGCAGGGCGACGAGCGCGATCGCGCCGAAGACGCCCCCGCCGTGCCAGATCAGGCGGTGTCCGCGGTAATCCTGCACCTGCCAGCCAAGCGCGTAGGCCGTGTAATCCGGGTTCGTCGGCGCAAGGTCTCCCGGCCAGTCTTCGTTCGGCATCGGAGTGACCGGCTTCCACATCTCCGCACCCGCGGCTGCGCTGAACAGGCGCCCTCGCCCGGGGAGGGCTCCATGGGCGAGCTGGATCTTGAGCCACTGCGCAAGATCGGCGGCACTCATCGCGAGGCCGCCGGCAGGCAGGGCGTTGCGGCCGAGTTCGTTGTGCTCGTCGAGGACGACGTTCGGCCCATCCCCGCGGATCGCCCCGGTCGTGCGGGCGTGGGGATACGCCCGATTGGCGACGGCGTACCGGGAATCGTAATCGGACGTCGAATCGTTCATGCCGCCCGCACGGAGCACATCTTCCAGCACGTAGCGTTCCCAGCTCTTCCCGCTCACTTCCTCGATAAGCTGGCCCGCCACAACGTAGAGGATGTTGTCGTAAGCGTACCCGGATCGAAAGCTGGTTGCCGGCGGGATGTAGCGCAGCCGCTCCACGGTCTGCCGGCGTGTCAGATTGGACCTCGGCACATAAAGCAGGTCGCCCGCGCCGAGCCCAAGACCGCTGCGGTGGACGAGCAGGTCGCGCACGGTCATTTCCGCGGTGACCCACGGATCGTACATGCGGAACCAGGGCATGTGATCGATGACCTTGTCGTCCCAGTTGAGCTTGCCGCTGTCCACGAGCGTGGCCAATGCCGCCACGGTGAAAGCCTTCCCGGTCGAGCCGGTTGGGAAGATCGTGTGCGCGTCAACCTTCGCGGCTTCGCCCTGCTTGCGAACGCCCCAACCCCGCGCAAGGGTGGTCTTGCCGTGTTCGACGATCGCGATCGCGATGCCGGGCGCGCCCGACTCTTCGCGCAGTGTCTCGACACGCTCGACGAAGCCCTCCGGCGGAGCGGCGTCGGCGGGGAACGGCAGTGGAGTTAAAGCGGCGACGACCACCAGGGCGACGAGTTTACGCATGATCATGCTCCGGATGAGCGGTCCCCTTGACCAGGCGGTAGAGACCGATCGTCATGAGCGGGACCACGAAGCTGAGGATGAACACGAAGGCCATAATCCGATAACCGGACGCGATCAGGTCGACGAGGCCGATCTGATTGGCGACGAACATGCACACCACGAGAATTGTGAGAGTCAGAACCGGACGGAACGCCGAGCTCACTTGACCTGCGCCCTCGCGGCTTTCTCGCCAGGCCACGGCGCGCTCGTTGATCGCGTGAATGACGCCGACCCCGCTTTCCAGCAGTGCGCCGAACACCATCGTCTGGAACGCGAAGCGGAAGGCCGGGCTTTCCAGGCGCTGCAGGATGTAATCGGAAGGAAGCGTGGCGCTGAGGATATCCGGGTAGAACCCGATCATGGCGAGCAGGAAGGCGAAGGCCGGCAGCATCGCCATCGGCCCCGCTACCAGCCCGGCGACCACGGCGTTCCGGCGAGAGGTCATGTGCCGGAGCACGGGAAGGATCATCACCGCCGCGACGATGTTGTAGGTGCCGTAGGTCAGACCCGCGAGAGGCCAGGCCGCGTCTGCGCCGGCCATGCCGAGGCCGTGCTCGATCCGCTCGCCGAAGCGCGAGAGAGAAAGCACCAGAAAGATCGTGTAGATCGCATAGAGGAACGTCGAGACGTATTTGAACATTGCCTCGACCGCGCCCTCCCCCACGCCTGCGATGCCCGCGATCAAGAGCGCCAGCACCACTGTTCCCACCAAGGCAGGAACATCGAACAGGCTGGCGCCGACCTCCCCGGCGGCCGCGCCGAAGACCGCCAGCAGCAGGACCGAGAAAAGTACGAAGCACACTTCGAAAATGATCGAAGCTCTTCCCAACAACTTGCTGACAAAGCTGCGATAATCGTATGTGCGGTACATATGCGCGAGCGCGAAGGAGGTGGCCGCGACGGCCGACCAGATCACGGTCGCAAGAACCATAGCCGCCAGGGCGCCCCGGGGCCCTTGGCTGAGGAAATACTCGGCGAGCTCACGCCCCGTCGCATAGCCTCCGCCGATGATGACGCCCTTGAGTGCGAAGGAGGGCAGCAGATAGCGCTGGAAAAAGGATCCCCCGGTGCGGGCTGCCACATCGCTCACGCGAGGCAACTGTCGACCAGCCGCTCGAATCCCCTGCCGCCCCGCATCGGATCGCCCACGGGCAGCCCATGCAGGCGCTCGCCCTCCGCTTCCATGAGCCTCGCGGCTTCGGCCTCCCTCAACGCCGAAGTGTTCAGGCTCACGCCTCCGCAGCGAATGGCGGGATTGGTGAGCTTGCCCAGCCGGATGGTGAGGTCGATCACCTCCTCAATGGTGGGAAGGGCAAATCCGTCCACCCCGATGATCTGTTTGCGGGTCGGATCGTGGCAAACCACGAAGACGTCGGGCTGGCTGCCGTGAAGCAGGCCGAGCGAGACTGCGGCGAACGACGGGTTGAAGAGGGAGCCCTGGCCCTCGACGACATCCCAGTGATCCGACGCCGCGTCCGGCGAAAGCACTTCCGCCGCGCCCGATTCGAAGTCCGAGACGACTGCGTCCATCGGCATGCCTGCCCCCGAGATCATGATCCCCGTCTGCCCTGTGGCGCGGAAGTCCGCCTTGAGCCCGCGCGAGACGAGGGCGCGGTGGAGAGCCATCGCGGTGTACTTCTTGCCGAGCGCGCAATCGGTGCCGACCGTCAGGAGCCGCTTGCCCGTCCGCTTGCGCCCGGTGCCGACCGGGATGTTCTCCGGCGGCACGCGCACGTCGACCAGTCGCTTGCCGTTCCGCGCCGCCGCGTCCACCAGTTCGGGGATCGACGACAGCGGCCGGTGCAGCCCGCTCACCACCTCAAGCCCGGCGTCGAGCGCCTCCACCAGTGCGGCGACCCAGCTTTGCGGGATGACCCCGCCGGGATTGGCGACGCCAATGACAAGCGACCGGGCCCCTTTCGCCCTAGCCTGCTCGGGAGTCATCTTGGGAAGTCCTGTGGTGATCCCTCCGTCGAGCATCGACCACTCGCCCACGCAGAGATCCGGAGCCCAGTCCGCCAGGCCGAACGCCGTCTTTGCGTAGCTCGGCTGTTCGATATCTCCCAAAAAAAGCAGGTATGGCGTGGAGAGGCGGAGCCCCTCGGATACGCTCCTTAGTGGTGCGTTCATCTTCCCGCCGCCTCAGAAATCGGCGCTAAGCGAGAGGCCGGCGGTGCGGGGCCGTATCGGCGCGACAGCGACCGCCTGGGCAGGGCGTATGAGGAAGGAACCGATGCTTGTCGCCCCGCCGGCGTTCGTCAGGTTCCTCACAAAGCCGGTCACCCCGAACCGCCCGAACTTCACCCCCGCGCGCACGTCGGCCACGGCGTATCCATCGATGGAGTAGCGCTTGCCGGTCAAGGCCAGGTAGTTGTTGTCGAAGTTTCCAACCTGATCGCTGACGTAGCGGAGGTCTCCTCCGACGAACGCATCAGTGTCATTGCCAATCGACCAGTCGTAGTCAGCCGACAGGTTGGCCGACACCTTGGGCGCATACGGCAACCGGTCGCCGGCGAATCCGCCAGTCCCGACACCGAGATCCTCGTCCAGATGCGCATCGTTGTAGGCGAAGTTGACGGTAACGCTCAGGCCGGTCTCGGGGCGAAGTGTGGCAGAAAACTCCATACCCTTGCTTGTCGCACTCTGGCCGTTTCCGGCGGCGTTCACGACGCCGATCGACGTGTTGTAGGCGATCAGCGTCTGGATGTTCTTCCAATCGAGGTAATAGACCGAGGCATCGACGGTGAGGCTGCGGTCGGCGGTCTCTGCCCGCAAGCCCGCTTCGTAGCTGATCAGCGTGTCCGCCCCGAACTGGCGGGGATAATCGGCCGGTGCGCCTGGGGGCACGACGTTGGGCCCGCCCGGACGGTAGCCCTTGGCCACGCGCGAATAGACCGACACGTTATCCGACAGTTCGAAGCGCGGCGCGATAGACCAGGTGAACACGTTCTCCTTGGAGGATCCGGTCTGCACATC is from Croceibacterium aestuarii and encodes:
- a CDS encoding dipeptidase, yielding MIAKHTPMALLAALLAGCATVPPSASDYAAIHRDLLVLDTHLDTPINFGREGWDFAAEHTIANDIAQVDLGRMAKGNLDGGFFVIYTEQGPLTAQGYRDALAFARGRSDLIDAELAKHPSLIRPATTPAQAESLARQGLLIGFKSIENSYPLGEDLSLLQAFYDRGVRMAGPVHSGNNQFADSATDTPKWNGLSPLGRKWVAEMNRLGMVIDASHSSDKTLDDILTLSKAPIILSHSSPRWAHDHPRNIDDSHIRAIAEHGGAVCMSTIFMSEMKMGEERSKLFDKYEHIADLSPEEQTQLIRRWRELDKTEPMWTTTFEQYMTALKHLIDVAGVDHVCFGADWDGGGGIEGMMDINSLPVITQRLLESGYSRDDVGKMTGGNVLRIMRAAQAGAATAH
- a CDS encoding Lrp/AsnC family transcriptional regulator; its protein translation is MAESETAPLDVFEKKILALLQEDGSLSTSVIAEKVGLSASPCWRRIDRLERDGYIKRRVALVDRGRVGLNAHIFAQVKLNAHGRANLDEFAQAIRGFPEVLECYVLMGPVDFLLRIVASDIEAYERFFFDRLSQLPGVQEVNSTIALSEIKSTTALPIR
- a CDS encoding YkvI family membrane protein; the protein is MAARTGGSFFQRYLLPSFALKGVIIGGGYATGRELAEYFLSQGPRGALAAMVLATVIWSAVAATSFALAHMYRTYDYRSFVSKLLGRASIIFEVCFVLFSVLLLAVFGAAAGEVGASLFDVPALVGTVVLALLIAGIAGVGEGAVEAMFKYVSTFLYAIYTIFLVLSLSRFGERIEHGLGMAGADAAWPLAGLTYGTYNIVAAVMILPVLRHMTSRRNAVVAGLVAGPMAMLPAFAFLLAMIGFYPDILSATLPSDYILQRLESPAFRFAFQTMVFGALLESGVGVIHAINERAVAWRESREGAGQVSSAFRPVLTLTILVVCMFVANQIGLVDLIASGYRIMAFVFILSFVVPLMTIGLYRLVKGTAHPEHDHA
- a CDS encoding DUF1611 domain-containing protein, whose product is MNAPLRSVSEGLRLSTPYLLFLGDIEQPSYAKTAFGLADWAPDLCVGEWSMLDGGITTGLPKMTPEQARAKGARSLVIGVANPGGVIPQSWVAALVEALDAGLEVVSGLHRPLSSIPELVDAAARNGKRLVDVRVPPENIPVGTGRKRTGKRLLTVGTDCALGKKYTAMALHRALVSRGLKADFRATGQTGIMISGAGMPMDAVVSDFESGAAEVLSPDAASDHWDVVEGQGSLFNPSFAAVSLGLLHGSQPDVFVVCHDPTRKQIIGVDGFALPTIEEVIDLTIRLGKLTNPAIRCGGVSLNTSALREAEAARLMEAEGERLHGLPVGDPMRGGRGFERLVDSCLA
- a CDS encoding serine hydrolase; translated protein: MRKLVALVVVAALTPLPFPADAAPPEGFVERVETLREESGAPGIAIAIVEHGKTTLARGWGVRKQGEAAKVDAHTIFPTGSTGKAFTVAALATLVDSGKLNWDDKVIDHMPWFRMYDPWVTAEMTVRDLLVHRSGLGLGAGDLLYVPRSNLTRRQTVERLRYIPPATSFRSGYAYDNILYVVAGQLIEEVSGKSWERYVLEDVLRAGGMNDSTSDYDSRYAVANRAYPHARTTGAIRGDGPNVVLDEHNELGRNALPAGGLAMSAADLAQWLKIQLAHGALPGRGRLFSAAAGAEMWKPVTPMPNEDWPGDLAPTNPDYTAYALGWQVQDYRGHRLIWHGGGVFGAIALVALLPDQDVGFAIVINSEEAALRRGLFYELLDHYLGLPFNDWPAKWDRFVDARLEGGKAALAKVNEETADVGPSLPLSSYSGTYRDPWYGDVKVTERDGGLWIDFTTNPRMEGKLVHYQYDTFMTQLTDPALENALVTFQLDPHGKVASVAMEAASPLADFSYDYRDLRLLPMRN